The Oryctolagus cuniculus chromosome 5, mOryCun1.1, whole genome shotgun sequence genome includes a region encoding these proteins:
- the CAGE1 gene encoding cancer-associated gene 1 protein isoform X9 gives MDASHEKLASMSESDAVSVSGLPQDLVRLKDLMCSDSPNCVETISTLSDLSQNEIMNGERENESKFTLCEAFCSTVHDLSHGSHTGGCYSENEQVQPVDTSSFPLEQRDPLREVHWAEVANEKMTTCQHLTEGFSDANKPDLQSHEYTYVEEISIKQDSFEEENPVETSLSTDNDPFANECVRQSPSSPALIYCSGETWDFTETSLAACTARESALLHPPPQSCFCEDDVPYNVEKPSYKCSFSRCDLRANDKTQETEVASKEIQNFGEISEMSVHPQEEVTVESMGSPEIVSTWRPADVSWSDGAARQKCRTPDKEQSFESLQPLEEDMALNEVLKKLKHTNRRQQMRIQDLQCSNLYLEKKVRELQGKTAKQQGFVDIINKLKGHIEELIEDKYNIILEKNEADRTLQNLRETLADAQRHLQESRKEKEALQLEVRKIKVSFIRLQESYVTEMQQRSVSVNQWTQMDRVFGIKEEGVQRLPRPRGGLEEVTPSALDLLKREKETQELEFLALQEEFQKHEKKNMEERQKLKSRLQKSVTQVKNLQFMWENERAKNTDLQQQVDEVKSENAKLQQQVARSQEQNRVPNYEVAQLEEQLEEVMEPGVTKNSKMLHSPLLLPCSPREEGSRAPPDVKRNSQLASKIHSLLALMLGLLTYQDIINPHAGHFRESEKVSDIMLQILKSFHLKKKNLDKELLKHKDKITTFRELIANEKAFHDHAFEVTGRDSNEAKNVRDLPVLLGAKLDKYHNLNEELDYLVTSYEEIIRCADQRLEMSHSQIALLSENECASLGVLLKDAASTPVFLSINS, from the exons ATGGATGCGTCTCATGAAAAATTAGCAAGTATGTCAGAATCGGATGCCGTGAGCGTCAGCGGTCTTCCCCAGGACTTGGTGCGCTTGAAGGACTTGATGTGCTCAGATTCTCCCAACTGTGTGGAAACCATCAGCACCCTTTCAGATTTGTCCCAG AATGAAATAATgaatggagagagggaaaatgaGTCCAAATTCACACTTTGTGAAGCATTTTGTAGCACAGTACATGATTTGTCACATG gCAGTCACACTGGAGGTTGTTACTCGGAGAATGAGCAAGTCCAGCCAGTTGATACCAGCAGTTTTCCCCTGGAACAGCGTGATCCCCTCCGTGAGGTTCACTGGGCAGAGGTAGCAAATGAGAAAATGACGACATGTCAGCATCTGACAGAAGGCTTTTCTGATGCCAACAAGCCAGACCTGCAAAGCCATGAGTATACGTACGTAGAAGAGATTTCTATAAAGCAAGActcatttgaggaagaaaacccAGTGGAAACTAGCCTTTCTACAGATAATGACCCATTTGCTAATGAGTGTGTCAGACAATCTCCCAGCAGCCCAGCTCTAATCTACTGCAGTGGAGAGACCTGGGACTTCACAGAAACGTCCCTGGCTGCCTGTACTGCCAGGGAATCTGCCCTCCTCCATCCTCCACCTCAGAGCTGCTTCTGTGAAGATGACGTACCCTATAATGTTGAGAAACCGTCTTACAAGTGTAGTTTTAGCCGGTGTGATCTGAGAGCCAATGATAAAACACAGGAG ACTGAAGTTGCTTCAAAAGAAATACAGAACTTTGGGGAGATTTCTGAGATGTCAGTCCATCCCCAAGAGGAAGTCACAGTGGAGAGCATGGGGAGTCCCGAGATTGTGTCAACCTGGCGCCCAGCAGACGTCTCCTGGAGTGACGGAGCAGCTCGGCAGAAATGCAGGACGCCAGACAAGGAGCAGAGCTTCGAGAGCCTGCAGCCCCTGGAAGAGGACATGGCTCTAAACGAAGTGTTAAAGAAACTGAAACACACCaacagaaggcagcagatgcgGATCCAAGACCTCCAGTGTAGTAACCTGTACTTGGAGAAAAAGGTCAGAGAATTACAGGGGAAGACTGCTAAGCAGCAGGGGTTTGTGGACATCATAAATAAGCTGAAGGGCCACATTGAAGAATTAATCGAAGACAAATACAACATAATCCTAGAGAAGAACGAGGCTGACAGGACACTGCAGAATTTGCGAGAGACTTTAGCTGACGCGCAAAGACACCTTCAGGAAtccaggaaagagaaggaagcttTGCAGCTTGAAGTCAGAAAGATCAAGGTGAGTTTCATTCGCTTACAGGAAAGCTACGTTACTGAAATGCAACAAAGAAGTGTATCTGTCAATCAGTGGACACAGATGGACAGAGTCTTCGGCATCAAAGAAGAAGGAGTCCAGAGGTTGCCTCGGCCCAGAGGAGGACTGGAAGAGGTCACCCCCTCTGCCTTGGACCTGttgaaaagggaaaaagagaccCAAGAATTAGAGTTCTTGGCTTTACAGGAGGAATTCCAGAAACAcgaaaagaaaaacatggaagaaagacagaaattgaaatctAGACTTCAGAAATCGGTTACTCAAGTTAAAAATTTGCAATTCATGTGGGAAAATGAAAGGGCTAAGAATACAGATCTTCAGCAGCAGGTGGACGAAGTGAAAAGTGAGAATGCGAAACTGCAGCAGCAGGtggcgaggagccaggagcaaaaCCGGGTCCCTAACTACGAGGTGGCTcagctggaggagcagctggaggaaGTCATGGAACCAGGTGTCACCAAG AATTCAAAGATGCTGCATTCTCCTTTGTTGCTGCCTTGCTCGCCGCGCGAAGAAGGGAGCCGGGCCCCCCCGGATGTGAAGAGGAATTCGCAGCTGGCCTCCAAAATCCACAGCCTCCTGGCTCTGATGTTAGGACTTCTCACATACCAG GACATCATCAATCCCCATGCTGGACActtcagagagagtgagaaagtgagTGACATAATGCTGCAAATATTGAAGAGCTTCCATCTCAAGAAGAAAAACTTGGATAAAGAG ctACTGAAACATAAAGACAAAATCACAACCTTTAGGGAGTTAATTGCTAATGAAAAGGCATTTCATGATCATGCTTTTGAG GTTACAGGCCGTGATTCAAATGAAGCCAAGAATGTCAGAGATCTGCCTGTCTTGTTGGGAGCCAAACTGGATAAGTACCACAATCTGAACGAGGAGCTTGATTACTTG
- the CAGE1 gene encoding cancer-associated gene 1 protein isoform X8 has protein sequence MDASHEKLASMSESDAVSVSGLPQDLVRLKDLMCSDSPNCVETISTLSDLSQNEIMNGERENESKFTLCEAFCSTVHDLSHGSHTGGCYSENEQVQPVDTSSFPLEQRDPLREVHWAEVANEKMTTCQHLTEGFSDANKPDLQSHEYTYVEEISIKQDSFEEENPVETSLSTDNDPFANECVRQSPSSPALIYCSGETWDFTETSLAACTARESALLHPPPQSCFCEDDVPYNVEKPSYKCSFSRCDLRANDKTQETEVASKEIQNFGEISEMSVHPQEEVTVESMGSPEIVSTWRPADVSWSDGAARQKCRTPDKEQSFESLQPLEEDMALNEVLKKLKHTNRRQQMRIQDLQCSNLYLEKKVRELQGKTAKQQGFVDIINKLKGHIEELIEDKYNIILEKNEADRTLQNLRETLADAQRHLQESRKEKEALQLEVRKIKVSFIRLQESYVTEMQQRSVSVNQWTQMDRVFGIKEEGVQRLPRPRGGLEEVTPSALDLLKREKETQELEFLALQEEFQKHEKKNMEERQKLKSRLQKSVTQVKNLQFMWENERAKNTDLQQQVDEVKSENAKLQQQVARSQEQNRVPNYEVAQLEEQLEEVMEPGVTKNSKMLHSPLLLPCSPREEGSRAPPDVKRNSQLASKIHSLLALMLGLLTYQDIINPHAGHFRESEKVSDIMLQILKSFHLKKKNLDKELLKHKDKITTFRELIANEKAFHDHAFEVTGRDSNEAKNVRDLPVLLGAKLDKYHNLNEELDYLVTSYEEIIRCADQRLEMSHSQIALLEERNKHLEDLLRRPRESARKPRPRRLKNHLKSMTVVV, from the exons ATGGATGCGTCTCATGAAAAATTAGCAAGTATGTCAGAATCGGATGCCGTGAGCGTCAGCGGTCTTCCCCAGGACTTGGTGCGCTTGAAGGACTTGATGTGCTCAGATTCTCCCAACTGTGTGGAAACCATCAGCACCCTTTCAGATTTGTCCCAG AATGAAATAATgaatggagagagggaaaatgaGTCCAAATTCACACTTTGTGAAGCATTTTGTAGCACAGTACATGATTTGTCACATG gCAGTCACACTGGAGGTTGTTACTCGGAGAATGAGCAAGTCCAGCCAGTTGATACCAGCAGTTTTCCCCTGGAACAGCGTGATCCCCTCCGTGAGGTTCACTGGGCAGAGGTAGCAAATGAGAAAATGACGACATGTCAGCATCTGACAGAAGGCTTTTCTGATGCCAACAAGCCAGACCTGCAAAGCCATGAGTATACGTACGTAGAAGAGATTTCTATAAAGCAAGActcatttgaggaagaaaacccAGTGGAAACTAGCCTTTCTACAGATAATGACCCATTTGCTAATGAGTGTGTCAGACAATCTCCCAGCAGCCCAGCTCTAATCTACTGCAGTGGAGAGACCTGGGACTTCACAGAAACGTCCCTGGCTGCCTGTACTGCCAGGGAATCTGCCCTCCTCCATCCTCCACCTCAGAGCTGCTTCTGTGAAGATGACGTACCCTATAATGTTGAGAAACCGTCTTACAAGTGTAGTTTTAGCCGGTGTGATCTGAGAGCCAATGATAAAACACAGGAG ACTGAAGTTGCTTCAAAAGAAATACAGAACTTTGGGGAGATTTCTGAGATGTCAGTCCATCCCCAAGAGGAAGTCACAGTGGAGAGCATGGGGAGTCCCGAGATTGTGTCAACCTGGCGCCCAGCAGACGTCTCCTGGAGTGACGGAGCAGCTCGGCAGAAATGCAGGACGCCAGACAAGGAGCAGAGCTTCGAGAGCCTGCAGCCCCTGGAAGAGGACATGGCTCTAAACGAAGTGTTAAAGAAACTGAAACACACCaacagaaggcagcagatgcgGATCCAAGACCTCCAGTGTAGTAACCTGTACTTGGAGAAAAAGGTCAGAGAATTACAGGGGAAGACTGCTAAGCAGCAGGGGTTTGTGGACATCATAAATAAGCTGAAGGGCCACATTGAAGAATTAATCGAAGACAAATACAACATAATCCTAGAGAAGAACGAGGCTGACAGGACACTGCAGAATTTGCGAGAGACTTTAGCTGACGCGCAAAGACACCTTCAGGAAtccaggaaagagaaggaagcttTGCAGCTTGAAGTCAGAAAGATCAAGGTGAGTTTCATTCGCTTACAGGAAAGCTACGTTACTGAAATGCAACAAAGAAGTGTATCTGTCAATCAGTGGACACAGATGGACAGAGTCTTCGGCATCAAAGAAGAAGGAGTCCAGAGGTTGCCTCGGCCCAGAGGAGGACTGGAAGAGGTCACCCCCTCTGCCTTGGACCTGttgaaaagggaaaaagagaccCAAGAATTAGAGTTCTTGGCTTTACAGGAGGAATTCCAGAAACAcgaaaagaaaaacatggaagaaagacagaaattgaaatctAGACTTCAGAAATCGGTTACTCAAGTTAAAAATTTGCAATTCATGTGGGAAAATGAAAGGGCTAAGAATACAGATCTTCAGCAGCAGGTGGACGAAGTGAAAAGTGAGAATGCGAAACTGCAGCAGCAGGtggcgaggagccaggagcaaaaCCGGGTCCCTAACTACGAGGTGGCTcagctggaggagcagctggaggaaGTCATGGAACCAGGTGTCACCAAG AATTCAAAGATGCTGCATTCTCCTTTGTTGCTGCCTTGCTCGCCGCGCGAAGAAGGGAGCCGGGCCCCCCCGGATGTGAAGAGGAATTCGCAGCTGGCCTCCAAAATCCACAGCCTCCTGGCTCTGATGTTAGGACTTCTCACATACCAG GACATCATCAATCCCCATGCTGGACActtcagagagagtgagaaagtgagTGACATAATGCTGCAAATATTGAAGAGCTTCCATCTCAAGAAGAAAAACTTGGATAAAGAG ctACTGAAACATAAAGACAAAATCACAACCTTTAGGGAGTTAATTGCTAATGAAAAGGCATTTCATGATCATGCTTTTGAG GTTACAGGCCGTGATTCAAATGAAGCCAAGAATGTCAGAGATCTGCCTGTCTTGTTGGGAGCCAAACTGGATAAGTACCACAATCTGAACGAGGAGCTTGATTACTTG
- the CAGE1 gene encoding cancer-associated gene 1 protein isoform X10, producing the protein MDASHEKLASMSESDAVSVSGLPQDLVRLKDLMCSDSPNCVETISTLSDLSQNEIMNGERENESKFTLCEAFCSTVHDLSHGSHTGGCYSENEQVQPVDTSSFPLEQRDPLREVHWAEVANEKMTTCQHLTEGFSDANKPDLQSHEYTYVEEISIKQDSFEEENPVETSLSTDNDPFANECVRQSPSSPALIYCSGETWDFTETSLAACTARESALLHPPPQSCFCEDDVPYNVEKPSYKCSFSRCDLRANDKTQETEVASKEIQNFGEISEMSVHPQEEVTVESMGSPEIVSTWRPADVSWSDGAARQKCRTPDKEQSFESLQPLEEDMALNEVLKKLKHTNRRQQMRIQDLQCSNLYLEKKVRELQGKTAKQQGFVDIINKLKGHIEELIEDKYNIILEKNEADRTLQNLRETLADAQRHLQESRKEKEALQLEVRKIKVSFIRLQESYVTEMQQRSVSVNQWTQMDRVFGIKEEGVQRLPRPRGGLEEVTPSALDLLKREKETQELEFLALQEEFQKHEKKNMEERQKLKSRLQKSVTQVKNLQFMWENERAKNTDLQQQVDEVKSENAKLQQQVARSQEQNRVPNYEVAQLEEQLEEVMEPGVTKNSKMLHSPLLLPCSPREEGSRAPPDVKRNSQLASKIHSLLALMLGLLTYQDIINPHAGHFRESEKVSDIMLQILKSFHLKKKNLDKELLKHKDKITTFRELIANEKAFHDHAFEVTGRDSNEAKNVRDLPVLLGAKLDKYHNLNEELDYLRYLPLKNYARTWRCGGAGKAATTCSASIP; encoded by the exons ATGGATGCGTCTCATGAAAAATTAGCAAGTATGTCAGAATCGGATGCCGTGAGCGTCAGCGGTCTTCCCCAGGACTTGGTGCGCTTGAAGGACTTGATGTGCTCAGATTCTCCCAACTGTGTGGAAACCATCAGCACCCTTTCAGATTTGTCCCAG AATGAAATAATgaatggagagagggaaaatgaGTCCAAATTCACACTTTGTGAAGCATTTTGTAGCACAGTACATGATTTGTCACATG gCAGTCACACTGGAGGTTGTTACTCGGAGAATGAGCAAGTCCAGCCAGTTGATACCAGCAGTTTTCCCCTGGAACAGCGTGATCCCCTCCGTGAGGTTCACTGGGCAGAGGTAGCAAATGAGAAAATGACGACATGTCAGCATCTGACAGAAGGCTTTTCTGATGCCAACAAGCCAGACCTGCAAAGCCATGAGTATACGTACGTAGAAGAGATTTCTATAAAGCAAGActcatttgaggaagaaaacccAGTGGAAACTAGCCTTTCTACAGATAATGACCCATTTGCTAATGAGTGTGTCAGACAATCTCCCAGCAGCCCAGCTCTAATCTACTGCAGTGGAGAGACCTGGGACTTCACAGAAACGTCCCTGGCTGCCTGTACTGCCAGGGAATCTGCCCTCCTCCATCCTCCACCTCAGAGCTGCTTCTGTGAAGATGACGTACCCTATAATGTTGAGAAACCGTCTTACAAGTGTAGTTTTAGCCGGTGTGATCTGAGAGCCAATGATAAAACACAGGAG ACTGAAGTTGCTTCAAAAGAAATACAGAACTTTGGGGAGATTTCTGAGATGTCAGTCCATCCCCAAGAGGAAGTCACAGTGGAGAGCATGGGGAGTCCCGAGATTGTGTCAACCTGGCGCCCAGCAGACGTCTCCTGGAGTGACGGAGCAGCTCGGCAGAAATGCAGGACGCCAGACAAGGAGCAGAGCTTCGAGAGCCTGCAGCCCCTGGAAGAGGACATGGCTCTAAACGAAGTGTTAAAGAAACTGAAACACACCaacagaaggcagcagatgcgGATCCAAGACCTCCAGTGTAGTAACCTGTACTTGGAGAAAAAGGTCAGAGAATTACAGGGGAAGACTGCTAAGCAGCAGGGGTTTGTGGACATCATAAATAAGCTGAAGGGCCACATTGAAGAATTAATCGAAGACAAATACAACATAATCCTAGAGAAGAACGAGGCTGACAGGACACTGCAGAATTTGCGAGAGACTTTAGCTGACGCGCAAAGACACCTTCAGGAAtccaggaaagagaaggaagcttTGCAGCTTGAAGTCAGAAAGATCAAGGTGAGTTTCATTCGCTTACAGGAAAGCTACGTTACTGAAATGCAACAAAGAAGTGTATCTGTCAATCAGTGGACACAGATGGACAGAGTCTTCGGCATCAAAGAAGAAGGAGTCCAGAGGTTGCCTCGGCCCAGAGGAGGACTGGAAGAGGTCACCCCCTCTGCCTTGGACCTGttgaaaagggaaaaagagaccCAAGAATTAGAGTTCTTGGCTTTACAGGAGGAATTCCAGAAACAcgaaaagaaaaacatggaagaaagacagaaattgaaatctAGACTTCAGAAATCGGTTACTCAAGTTAAAAATTTGCAATTCATGTGGGAAAATGAAAGGGCTAAGAATACAGATCTTCAGCAGCAGGTGGACGAAGTGAAAAGTGAGAATGCGAAACTGCAGCAGCAGGtggcgaggagccaggagcaaaaCCGGGTCCCTAACTACGAGGTGGCTcagctggaggagcagctggaggaaGTCATGGAACCAGGTGTCACCAAG AATTCAAAGATGCTGCATTCTCCTTTGTTGCTGCCTTGCTCGCCGCGCGAAGAAGGGAGCCGGGCCCCCCCGGATGTGAAGAGGAATTCGCAGCTGGCCTCCAAAATCCACAGCCTCCTGGCTCTGATGTTAGGACTTCTCACATACCAG GACATCATCAATCCCCATGCTGGACActtcagagagagtgagaaagtgagTGACATAATGCTGCAAATATTGAAGAGCTTCCATCTCAAGAAGAAAAACTTGGATAAAGAG ctACTGAAACATAAAGACAAAATCACAACCTTTAGGGAGTTAATTGCTAATGAAAAGGCATTTCATGATCATGCTTTTGAG GTTACAGGCCGTGATTCAAATGAAGCCAAGAATGTCAGAGATCTGCCTGTCTTGTTGGGAGCCAAACTGGATAAGTACCACAATCTGAACGAGGAGCTTGATTACTTG
- the CAGE1 gene encoding cancer-associated gene 1 protein isoform X11 codes for MDASHEKLASMSESDAVSVSGLPQDLVRLKDLMCSDSPNCVETISTLSDLSQNEIMNGERENESKFTLCEAFCSTVHDLSHGSHTGGCYSENEQVQPVDTSSFPLEQRDPLREVHWAEVANEKMTTCQHLTEGFSDANKPDLQSHEYTYVEEISIKQDSFEEENPVETSLSTDNDPFANECVRQSPSSPALIYCSGETWDFTETSLAACTARESALLHPPPQSCFCEDDVPYNVEKPSYKCSFSRCDLRANDKTQETEVASKEIQNFGEISEMSVHPQEEVTVESMGSPEIVSTWRPADVSWSDGAARQKCRTPDKEQSFESLQPLEEDMALNEVLKKLKHTNRRQQMRIQDLQCSNLYLEKKVRELQGKTAKQQGFVDIINKLKGHIEELIEDKYNIILEKNEADRTLQNLRETLADAQRHLQESRKEKEALQLEVRKIKVSFIRLQESYVTEMQQRSVSVNQWTQMDRVFGIKEEGVQRLPRPRGGLEEVTPSALDLLKREKETQELEFLALQEEFQKHEKKNMEERQKLKSRLQKSVTQVKNLQFMWENERAKNTDLQQQVDEVKSENAKLQQQVARSQEQNRVPNYEVAQLEEQLEEVMEPGVTKNSKMLHSPLLLPCSPREEGSRAPPDVKRNSQLASKIHSLLALMLGLLTYQDIINPHAGHFRESEKVSDIMLQILKSFHLKKKNLDKELLKHKDKITTFRELIANEKAFHDHAFEVTGRDSNEAKNVRDLPVLLGAKLDKYHNLNEELDYLVHVLPQELCAATWLSWERALAVDLGGV; via the exons ATGGATGCGTCTCATGAAAAATTAGCAAGTATGTCAGAATCGGATGCCGTGAGCGTCAGCGGTCTTCCCCAGGACTTGGTGCGCTTGAAGGACTTGATGTGCTCAGATTCTCCCAACTGTGTGGAAACCATCAGCACCCTTTCAGATTTGTCCCAG AATGAAATAATgaatggagagagggaaaatgaGTCCAAATTCACACTTTGTGAAGCATTTTGTAGCACAGTACATGATTTGTCACATG gCAGTCACACTGGAGGTTGTTACTCGGAGAATGAGCAAGTCCAGCCAGTTGATACCAGCAGTTTTCCCCTGGAACAGCGTGATCCCCTCCGTGAGGTTCACTGGGCAGAGGTAGCAAATGAGAAAATGACGACATGTCAGCATCTGACAGAAGGCTTTTCTGATGCCAACAAGCCAGACCTGCAAAGCCATGAGTATACGTACGTAGAAGAGATTTCTATAAAGCAAGActcatttgaggaagaaaacccAGTGGAAACTAGCCTTTCTACAGATAATGACCCATTTGCTAATGAGTGTGTCAGACAATCTCCCAGCAGCCCAGCTCTAATCTACTGCAGTGGAGAGACCTGGGACTTCACAGAAACGTCCCTGGCTGCCTGTACTGCCAGGGAATCTGCCCTCCTCCATCCTCCACCTCAGAGCTGCTTCTGTGAAGATGACGTACCCTATAATGTTGAGAAACCGTCTTACAAGTGTAGTTTTAGCCGGTGTGATCTGAGAGCCAATGATAAAACACAGGAG ACTGAAGTTGCTTCAAAAGAAATACAGAACTTTGGGGAGATTTCTGAGATGTCAGTCCATCCCCAAGAGGAAGTCACAGTGGAGAGCATGGGGAGTCCCGAGATTGTGTCAACCTGGCGCCCAGCAGACGTCTCCTGGAGTGACGGAGCAGCTCGGCAGAAATGCAGGACGCCAGACAAGGAGCAGAGCTTCGAGAGCCTGCAGCCCCTGGAAGAGGACATGGCTCTAAACGAAGTGTTAAAGAAACTGAAACACACCaacagaaggcagcagatgcgGATCCAAGACCTCCAGTGTAGTAACCTGTACTTGGAGAAAAAGGTCAGAGAATTACAGGGGAAGACTGCTAAGCAGCAGGGGTTTGTGGACATCATAAATAAGCTGAAGGGCCACATTGAAGAATTAATCGAAGACAAATACAACATAATCCTAGAGAAGAACGAGGCTGACAGGACACTGCAGAATTTGCGAGAGACTTTAGCTGACGCGCAAAGACACCTTCAGGAAtccaggaaagagaaggaagcttTGCAGCTTGAAGTCAGAAAGATCAAGGTGAGTTTCATTCGCTTACAGGAAAGCTACGTTACTGAAATGCAACAAAGAAGTGTATCTGTCAATCAGTGGACACAGATGGACAGAGTCTTCGGCATCAAAGAAGAAGGAGTCCAGAGGTTGCCTCGGCCCAGAGGAGGACTGGAAGAGGTCACCCCCTCTGCCTTGGACCTGttgaaaagggaaaaagagaccCAAGAATTAGAGTTCTTGGCTTTACAGGAGGAATTCCAGAAACAcgaaaagaaaaacatggaagaaagacagaaattgaaatctAGACTTCAGAAATCGGTTACTCAAGTTAAAAATTTGCAATTCATGTGGGAAAATGAAAGGGCTAAGAATACAGATCTTCAGCAGCAGGTGGACGAAGTGAAAAGTGAGAATGCGAAACTGCAGCAGCAGGtggcgaggagccaggagcaaaaCCGGGTCCCTAACTACGAGGTGGCTcagctggaggagcagctggaggaaGTCATGGAACCAGGTGTCACCAAG AATTCAAAGATGCTGCATTCTCCTTTGTTGCTGCCTTGCTCGCCGCGCGAAGAAGGGAGCCGGGCCCCCCCGGATGTGAAGAGGAATTCGCAGCTGGCCTCCAAAATCCACAGCCTCCTGGCTCTGATGTTAGGACTTCTCACATACCAG GACATCATCAATCCCCATGCTGGACActtcagagagagtgagaaagtgagTGACATAATGCTGCAAATATTGAAGAGCTTCCATCTCAAGAAGAAAAACTTGGATAAAGAG ctACTGAAACATAAAGACAAAATCACAACCTTTAGGGAGTTAATTGCTAATGAAAAGGCATTTCATGATCATGCTTTTGAG GTTACAGGCCGTGATTCAAATGAAGCCAAGAATGTCAGAGATCTGCCTGTCTTGTTGGGAGCCAAACTGGATAAGTACCACAATCTGAACGAGGAGCTTGATTACTTG GTGCATGTGCTACCCCAGGAGCTGTGCGCAGCAACCTGGCTGTCCTGGGAAAGAGCCCTTGCAGTTGACCTTGGTGGCGTGTAG